One genomic segment of Halalkalicoccus jeotgali B3 includes these proteins:
- a CDS encoding guanosine monophosphate reductase, whose product MNELRTGLSYGDVLLIPNRSPVDSRNDVDLSTTLTPAVELDIPLVSAAMDTVTEADLAVELARAGGFGVLHRFLTPDEQATQVTQVTAAGEHVGAAVGINEDYVARGAVVVDAGVDALVVDVAHGHLERTLTAVETLSEEFPDTDLVAGNVATPAGVEDLATAGADCVKVGIGPGSHCTTRKVAGAGVPQLTAVDDCATAAADLDVTVCADGGIRTSGDAVKALMAGADTVMLGSLFAGTEEAPGAVIEVDGARYKRSRGMATTAAAEDREDKPDNVSADEGVEALTPYKGPMAAVAEEFSAGIRSGLSYCGGHTIPKARKTAEFIRVAQSAKEREGFHTDQDWEGITVDSEAKPRRDLGSDVTAENDG is encoded by the coding sequence ATGAACGAGTTGCGTACCGGCTTGAGTTACGGCGATGTCCTCCTGATCCCGAACCGATCACCCGTCGACAGTCGAAACGACGTCGATCTCTCAACGACACTCACCCCGGCTGTCGAACTGGATATACCGCTCGTCTCGGCCGCGATGGACACCGTTACGGAAGCCGATCTAGCGGTCGAACTCGCCCGTGCCGGAGGCTTCGGAGTTCTCCATCGGTTCCTCACCCCCGATGAACAGGCCACACAGGTCACCCAGGTGACGGCTGCAGGCGAACACGTCGGCGCTGCCGTCGGTATCAACGAGGATTACGTTGCACGCGGCGCTGTCGTGGTCGATGCTGGCGTCGACGCACTCGTCGTCGACGTCGCACACGGGCACCTCGAACGGACGCTCACCGCCGTCGAGACCCTCTCCGAGGAGTTCCCCGATACGGACCTCGTTGCTGGCAACGTCGCGACGCCTGCAGGCGTCGAAGACCTCGCCACTGCCGGTGCCGACTGCGTGAAAGTCGGTATCGGACCCGGCTCTCACTGTACCACCCGAAAGGTCGCCGGTGCCGGCGTTCCCCAGCTGACCGCCGTTGATGACTGTGCGACGGCGGCTGCCGACCTGGATGTCACGGTCTGCGCGGATGGGGGAATTCGCACATCGGGTGATGCGGTAAAGGCACTGATGGCTGGGGCAGATACCGTGATGCTTGGAAGCCTCTTTGCCGGCACCGAAGAGGCACCTGGGGCGGTTATCGAAGTCGATGGAGCACGGTACAAGCGATCCCGAGGGATGGCAACCACGGCTGCGGCCGAGGATCGTGAGGACAAGCCGGACAACGTCAGTGCCGACGAAGGAGTCGAGGCTCTAACGCCCTATAAGGGGCCGATGGCTGCTGTAGCCGAGGAGTTCTCTGCCGGCATTCGCTCGGGACTTTCCTATTGTGGTGGTCATACGATACCGAAAGCCCGCAAAACGGCTGAATTCATCCGTGTTGCCCAGAGTGCAAAAGAACGTGAAGGGTTCCACACCGACCAAGACTGGGAAGGCATCACCGTGGATAGTGAAGCAAAACCGAGACGTGATCTCGGTTCCGACGTAACCGCTGAAAACGACGGCTGA
- a CDS encoding DUF3830 family protein, whose product MNSLEFEIEDRTFTAELHEDKAPESVAAMREFLPLQSELMHVRWSGHATWINIDEIKLPELPRENHTVYPSYGDILLYPGYRNEQEILVPCGSTCFKSPAGELAGNHVATLDAPREELREMEQETLRTGMKDVTIRLTE is encoded by the coding sequence ATGAACTCACTAGAATTTGAAATCGAAGACCGGACGTTTACCGCGGAACTGCACGAGGACAAAGCGCCCGAATCGGTTGCCGCGATGCGGGAGTTCCTTCCCCTACAGTCGGAGTTGATGCACGTCCGCTGGAGCGGTCACGCAACGTGGATCAATATCGATGAGATCAAACTTCCGGAGCTTCCACGGGAGAACCACACGGTGTACCCCTCCTATGGAGATATTCTGCTGTACCCTGGGTACCGGAACGAACAGGAGATTCTCGTCCCGTGCGGGTCCACCTGTTTTAAAAGTCCGGCTGGAGAACTCGCTGGCAACCACGTCGCGACGCTGGATGCACCGCGTGAGGAACTTCGCGAGATGGAACAGGAAACGCTCCGCACGGGAATGAAGGACGTGACGATTCGTCTGACCGAGTAA
- the uraD gene encoding 2-oxo-4-hydroxy-4-carboxy-5-ureidoimidazoline decarboxylase: MTRLTVEDLNQADKERFVDAVGDVYEESPWVAKRTWSEQPFSSIDGLQQAMANTVQDASQQKQLELLRAHPDLGERTEMTDESQEEQASAGLDRLPPAQYETFQTLNDTYRDKFGFPFIMAVKDESVGTIQQAMEDRIDHSRSKEFQTALNEVNVIAALRLEELTVPRDGTQEQHA, encoded by the coding sequence ATGACGAGACTCACGGTTGAAGACCTGAACCAAGCCGACAAAGAACGATTCGTGGATGCCGTAGGTGACGTATACGAGGAATCACCATGGGTAGCTAAACGAACGTGGTCGGAACAGCCGTTCTCTTCCATCGATGGCTTACAGCAGGCCATGGCGAACACTGTGCAGGATGCATCACAGCAAAAACAGTTGGAACTGTTACGAGCGCATCCCGATCTCGGTGAGCGCACTGAAATGACCGACGAGTCACAAGAAGAGCAAGCATCCGCCGGGCTCGATCGACTACCTCCTGCGCAGTACGAAACGTTTCAGACCCTGAACGATACCTATCGGGACAAGTTCGGGTTTCCGTTTATCATGGCAGTAAAAGACGAATCCGTCGGTACGATCCAGCAGGCGATGGAGGATCGTATCGATCATTCTCGATCGAAGGAGTTCCAGACTGCTTTGAACGAGGTCAACGTCATCGCAGCACTTCGACTCGAGGAGCTAACAGTACCACGTGACGGGACACAGGAACAACACGCCTGA
- a CDS encoding bacterio-opsin activator domain-containing protein has translation MKLDVEYTALWRYDETTGEFHHQTRSVASEMEPDTVQLPTEFSEQVWQAFISNETAVKTTPRTPEDEREIEEEHTSRTSLLQNYILVPLGRHGVICAGTTHAEALNERTIDLANTLATTLETAWNRAVGEEQLARQNEELARLDRLNGLIREIDKALVEADSRAAIDRAVCDRLAASDQYEFAWIGKQDPVTETISPREWAGVDDRYVNELEIRTDGTAAGRNPIATAAATGTLQVVSDIATETRFEPLRERTLERGARSCISVPLIYKQSLYGVLTVYADHPRPDERDHVVLAELGQMIAHAITAVETRETRHTNQVVELTLQCREPNTPLCHLTQHAECAIEFEGLVHHADGEPDVFFTVSDIRPEEIITAGEQITAITELHCLSDQTNEALFRARVSKPTLPSRVVEQDGIVRTLTIEDGAVTATVDISHTATVRKFIEQLRHDGPSIELLSRRTQERTLKTHGTFQTICEERLTAKQLATLQTAYFSGFFQSPRTNTGREVAASLNVSQPTFTTHLRAAERRVCELLFAPKETTAIL, from the coding sequence ATGAAACTCGATGTCGAGTACACCGCCCTCTGGCGCTACGATGAGACCACCGGTGAGTTCCACCACCAGACTCGCTCCGTTGCCTCAGAGATGGAACCCGATACTGTTCAACTCCCCACTGAATTCTCAGAACAGGTATGGCAGGCGTTCATCAGCAACGAAACGGCCGTCAAAACCACTCCTCGGACGCCCGAAGACGAACGTGAAATCGAGGAGGAACACACATCAAGGACGTCTCTACTCCAAAATTACATACTGGTCCCGCTCGGGAGACACGGCGTTATCTGTGCGGGTACCACTCACGCGGAAGCGCTCAACGAACGAACGATCGATCTGGCAAACACGCTTGCGACAACCCTCGAAACGGCGTGGAATCGTGCGGTGGGCGAAGAGCAACTAGCACGACAAAACGAGGAGCTAGCGCGTCTCGATCGACTCAACGGCCTCATCCGAGAGATCGACAAAGCGCTAGTAGAGGCCGACAGTCGCGCTGCAATCGATCGGGCCGTCTGTGACCGACTGGCGGCCTCCGATCAGTACGAATTCGCCTGGATCGGCAAGCAAGACCCGGTTACCGAAACGATCTCTCCACGCGAATGGGCGGGCGTCGATGACAGGTACGTAAATGAACTCGAGATACGAACCGACGGCACAGCAGCCGGTCGAAACCCCATCGCGACCGCAGCGGCTACAGGAACCCTGCAGGTGGTTTCGGACATTGCAACTGAGACTCGATTCGAACCGTTACGAGAGAGGACTCTCGAACGGGGTGCGCGCTCGTGTATCAGCGTTCCGTTGATTTACAAACAGTCGCTGTACGGTGTTTTGACGGTCTATGCCGACCATCCCCGACCCGACGAGCGTGACCACGTCGTGTTAGCGGAACTCGGCCAGATGATCGCACATGCGATTACTGCTGTCGAGACACGGGAGACCCGCCATACAAACCAGGTTGTCGAACTCACACTGCAGTGTCGAGAGCCAAACACACCGCTGTGCCACCTCACACAACACGCAGAGTGTGCCATCGAGTTCGAGGGACTCGTTCACCACGCGGATGGTGAACCGGATGTCTTCTTTACTGTAAGCGACATCCGACCGGAGGAAATCATCACAGCCGGTGAACAGATAACCGCGATTACGGAGCTACACTGTCTCTCCGACCAGACCAATGAGGCCCTGTTTAGAGCACGGGTATCTAAGCCGACACTCCCATCACGAGTCGTCGAACAGGATGGAATCGTGCGTACCCTTACGATCGAGGATGGAGCGGTAACGGCTACCGTCGATATCTCCCATACAGCTACTGTCCGCAAGTTCATCGAACAGTTACGACACGATGGTCCCAGCATAGAGTTACTGTCCCGACGGACCCAAGAACGGACGCTCAAGACACACGGCACGTTTCAGACGATCTGTGAAGAGCGTCTAACGGCTAAGCAACTGGCAACACTCCAAACAGCGTACTTCAGTGGGTTTTTCCAATCACCGCGTACGAATACCGGCCGAGAAGTCGCAGCATCGTTGAACGTATCACAGCCGACGTTTACCACCCACCTACGAGCTGCAGAGCGGAGAGTCTGTGAACTCCTGTTTGCCCCGAAGGAGACGACTGCTATCCTCTGA
- a CDS encoding XdhC family protein: MSTSDWSLPETDVFDRIRTTLEAESEAVLATVIAVEGSAYRRPGAKMLLSPDGPEVGSITAGCLEDEVRALAADVLADGAPRVETWDLTGDDDVWGLGVGCNGVITVLLEPLGESYRPVVDAYRAGETIGVLTVVGGEADAAIGDRTYYRPNDGFEDETFPEAIQDELEAPLGEVIDAGDAETVSIDSSDGNIEVYVEGVRPPPELVVFGSGHDIDPVVKLAKLVDFRVTVVSFRGGQADADRVPRADAVMSASPREVGELRQWDRDTYAVVMSHNFLDDRFALEQLLETPVPYIGLMGPRKRFDEMREEFTEEGRTFTEAELERVYTPIGLSLGGDAPFQIAFSIVAELLAVAHDRTPQHLTQRIGPIHDRIDITPD; this comes from the coding sequence ATGAGTACAAGCGACTGGAGTCTGCCGGAAACGGACGTATTCGACCGGATACGAACCACGCTCGAAGCGGAGTCGGAAGCAGTCTTAGCGACGGTGATCGCGGTCGAGGGCAGTGCGTACCGCCGCCCGGGTGCGAAGATGCTGCTGTCGCCGGATGGACCCGAAGTGGGGAGCATTACCGCCGGCTGTTTGGAGGACGAGGTTCGTGCACTGGCCGCCGACGTACTGGCCGACGGCGCACCCCGCGTCGAAACGTGGGACTTGACCGGTGACGACGACGTCTGGGGCCTCGGCGTGGGCTGTAACGGCGTTATAACGGTCCTCTTAGAACCGCTCGGCGAATCGTACCGTCCCGTCGTAGACGCGTACCGCGCCGGCGAGACGATCGGTGTCCTGACCGTAGTCGGGGGCGAAGCCGATGCGGCGATCGGGGATCGCACGTACTACCGTCCGAACGACGGGTTCGAGGACGAGACGTTTCCGGAGGCGATACAGGACGAACTCGAAGCCCCACTCGGAGAGGTGATCGATGCCGGCGATGCCGAGACGGTATCCATCGATTCCAGCGACGGGAACATCGAGGTGTACGTAGAGGGTGTCAGACCGCCGCCCGAACTCGTCGTCTTCGGCTCCGGACACGACATCGATCCGGTCGTCAAACTGGCGAAACTCGTCGATTTCCGCGTGACCGTCGTTTCGTTTCGCGGCGGGCAAGCCGATGCCGATCGAGTTCCGCGCGCGGATGCCGTTATGTCAGCATCGCCGCGCGAGGTCGGGGAGCTCCGGCAATGGGATAGGGATACGTATGCGGTGGTGATGAGTCACAACTTCCTCGATGACCGATTTGCGCTCGAACAGTTGTTGGAAACTCCCGTTCCGTATATCGGACTAATGGGGCCACGCAAACGGTTCGATGAGATGCGTGAGGAGTTCACTGAGGAAGGTCGGACGTTTACCGAAGCCGAACTCGAACGGGTGTATACCCCTATCGGACTGAGTCTCGGCGGCGATGCCCCGTTTCAGATCGCATTCAGCATCGTCGCCGAGTTGCTTGCAGTTGCACACGATCGGACGCCACAGCATCTCACGCAGCGAATAGGACCGATCCACGACCGCATCGATATCACGCCCGACTGA
- the pucL gene encoding factor-independent urate hydroxylase: MSYNNETDTGRGGTDRRTMNYGKEQVAVYRTYANPLEGVRTIPESSFDGRDNILFGLEVRVQFEGEEFLPSFSEADNTTVVATDSMKNFVLHQAGEYEGATAEGFLHFVGTEFLETYPHVEAVTMSATEYPFDERPVPGDDGFDPSDLVFRVSDDESAFGEIYLEREGDELRFEEQTSGVTEIELVKVKENSFTGYVQDEYTTLPEREDRALYISLDVFWTYSDPEDALGDEPQRYVPAEQVRDIAQVVFHEVNSNSIQDLIYQIGLRVLERYPQLESVNFEANNRTWIEVRDDLDGDAKVLREPPRPTGYQQFSMDRSDLEEQ, translated from the coding sequence ATGAGTTATAACAACGAAACCGACACCGGACGTGGAGGGACCGATCGACGAACGATGAACTACGGGAAAGAACAGGTCGCAGTCTACCGAACCTACGCGAATCCGCTAGAAGGCGTTCGAACCATTCCCGAATCGTCCTTCGACGGTCGTGACAACATCCTCTTCGGTCTGGAGGTGCGCGTCCAGTTCGAAGGGGAGGAGTTCTTACCGTCATTTAGTGAGGCGGACAACACTACCGTGGTGGCGACGGATTCGATGAAGAACTTCGTTCTTCACCAAGCAGGGGAGTATGAAGGAGCGACAGCGGAGGGTTTTCTTCACTTCGTCGGAACGGAATTCCTCGAAACGTACCCGCACGTCGAAGCAGTAACGATGTCAGCGACCGAGTATCCGTTCGATGAACGCCCGGTGCCGGGTGATGACGGGTTCGATCCGAGCGATCTCGTGTTCCGCGTCTCCGATGACGAGTCAGCGTTCGGTGAGATCTACCTTGAGCGGGAAGGCGACGAACTGCGGTTCGAAGAGCAAACAAGCGGTGTTACCGAAATCGAACTCGTCAAAGTAAAAGAGAACTCGTTCACGGGGTACGTTCAGGACGAATATACGACACTTCCAGAGCGGGAAGATCGTGCACTCTACATCTCGCTGGATGTCTTCTGGACCTATAGTGATCCCGAAGACGCATTGGGAGACGAACCCCAGCGCTACGTTCCGGCCGAGCAGGTTCGTGACATCGCTCAAGTCGTGTTCCACGAGGTGAATTCGAACTCTATTCAGGACTTGATCTATCAGATCGGCCTCCGGGTTCTGGAGCGCTATCCGCAACTCGAATCCGTTAATTTCGAAGCGAACAACCGAACGTGGATCGAGGTGCGCGACGACCTAGATGGGGACGCGAAAGTTCTCAGAGAGCCACCACGTCCGACCGGCTATCAGCAGTTCTCGATGGATCGCAGCGATCTAGAGGAACAATGA
- a CDS encoding dihydroorotase: MAIDTVIAGGTLVTSQNTLAADLAIDNGTIVGIGDEYTMPDAEETVDASGLLVMPGVIDPHVHIDDHVSLDTYETATSAAALGGVTTLIDFAWQSYVSEDSPWEEERSLHDGVERKRENSTEALIDFGLHGGILREDPDLFDELANLVDAGITSFKMYTTYEFGLSNGFIREVFERLRDLDAVGVAHTEDDSVCESLIAKFRAAGRTDPTWLPAARPDYAEAMAADDIARLAQETGTKYYGIHTSCRKAAEALARYQDDGSLIRGETCTHYTTLTGEVYRKLGTLPKIAPPIRTGDDNDAMFEYLRDGTLSVVSTDHVAQTRERKENSEWWEDPFGANGLQTSLPVFHDEAVNERGSSYPFLVRVLCANPAQTFGLPNKGTLEPGTDADIVLFDPNETYTISARDNASVADYTIYEGREVTGKVTRTYLRGELVATDGEVVGKPGYGEFVRRERPVWGED, from the coding sequence ATGGCCATTGATACGGTGATCGCCGGTGGCACACTCGTTACCAGTCAGAATACGTTGGCTGCTGATCTTGCGATAGATAACGGAACTATCGTCGGGATCGGCGACGAATATACTATGCCGGACGCCGAGGAAACGGTTGACGCCTCGGGCCTTCTAGTAATGCCAGGTGTGATCGACCCACACGTTCATATTGACGACCACGTCTCGCTCGATACGTACGAAACAGCCACTAGCGCCGCCGCACTAGGTGGGGTGACGACGCTTATCGACTTCGCGTGGCAATCGTACGTCAGCGAAGATAGCCCCTGGGAAGAAGAAAGATCGTTGCACGATGGCGTCGAACGCAAACGTGAAAACAGTACCGAGGCGCTTATCGACTTCGGGTTGCACGGCGGGATCCTCCGCGAAGACCCCGATCTGTTCGACGAGTTAGCGAACCTCGTCGATGCAGGGATCACCTCGTTCAAGATGTATACTACGTACGAGTTCGGGCTTTCAAACGGGTTCATTCGCGAGGTCTTCGAACGACTCCGAGATCTGGACGCAGTTGGCGTCGCCCACACGGAGGACGACAGCGTCTGTGAGTCGTTAATCGCTAAGTTCCGGGCCGCAGGCCGAACCGACCCGACGTGGCTTCCTGCTGCTCGTCCGGATTATGCGGAGGCAATGGCAGCGGACGACATCGCCAGACTCGCACAGGAAACCGGAACGAAATACTACGGAATCCATACCTCCTGTCGGAAAGCAGCAGAAGCGCTTGCACGATACCAGGACGATGGTAGTCTCATCCGCGGGGAAACTTGCACACACTATACGACCCTCACGGGAGAGGTCTATCGAAAATTGGGGACCCTTCCGAAGATCGCGCCGCCGATCCGCACCGGTGATGACAACGATGCGATGTTCGAGTACCTCCGCGATGGAACGCTGAGTGTCGTTTCGACCGACCACGTGGCACAAACCCGTGAACGAAAAGAAAACAGTGAATGGTGGGAAGACCCGTTCGGTGCGAATGGCTTACAGACGAGTCTGCCGGTATTTCACGACGAGGCGGTAAACGAGCGCGGATCGTCGTACCCGTTTCTCGTCCGAGTATTGTGTGCGAATCCGGCCCAAACCTTCGGCCTTCCGAACAAGGGAACGCTCGAACCGGGCACTGACGCGGATATCGTCCTGTTTGATCCGAACGAGACGTACACGATCTCGGCCCGAGACAATGCGTCAGTCGCCGATTACACGATCTACGAGGGTCGTGAGGTTACTGGAAAAGTAACACGAACGTATCTCAGGGGCGAACTCGTCGCGACTGACGGGGAGGTCGTCGGCAAACCCGGGTATGGAGAGTTCGTTCGCCGTGAACGTCCCGTCTGGGGCGAGGACTAA
- a CDS encoding AAA family ATPase — protein MNDDSKTPFSDMQEADLRAGFEEQDYVAEDEIVTTVLLALRLGKPLLVEGEPGAGKTELAKVLASGFDSELIRLQCYEGLTAEHALYEWNYTKQLLAVQTGEDPETSVFDEEYLLERPLVQALRGGDDRPPVLLIDEIDRADDEFEALLLEVLSEFQVSIPELGTVSTDRPPVVIITSNRTRALSDALKRRCLYLHVTPPSFEKERAILRRKVPELDGVVAAQLCAMAARLREEPLRKPPGAAETIDWARAIATLHDGDGETPSPETIRNTLGCVLKETEDAHQVDDDLLAELIEAADEAKGES, from the coding sequence ATGAACGACGATTCAAAGACGCCGTTCTCAGACATGCAGGAGGCGGATCTCCGTGCCGGGTTCGAAGAACAGGACTACGTCGCCGAGGACGAAATTGTGACGACGGTCCTCCTAGCGCTGCGTCTCGGCAAGCCGCTGCTAGTCGAAGGAGAGCCCGGTGCGGGGAAGACCGAACTCGCCAAGGTGCTGGCGTCGGGGTTCGATTCCGAGCTCATTCGACTCCAGTGTTACGAAGGTCTCACCGCCGAGCACGCACTGTACGAGTGGAACTACACGAAACAGCTGCTCGCGGTCCAGACGGGTGAAGACCCCGAGACATCGGTGTTCGACGAGGAGTACCTGCTGGAACGGCCGTTGGTACAGGCACTCCGCGGGGGTGATGACCGACCGCCAGTGTTGCTGATCGACGAGATCGACCGCGCCGACGACGAGTTCGAGGCGCTGTTGCTGGAGGTACTCTCGGAGTTCCAGGTGTCGATTCCGGAACTCGGAACCGTCTCGACCGATCGACCGCCGGTAGTGATCATCACGTCCAATCGAACGAGAGCCTTGAGCGACGCGCTCAAGCGGCGCTGTCTCTACCTCCATGTCACACCGCCGTCGTTCGAAAAGGAGCGCGCCATCCTTCGACGGAAAGTCCCCGAGTTAGACGGCGTCGTTGCGGCACAGCTCTGTGCGATGGCCGCACGGCTCCGCGAGGAACCGCTCCGGAAACCACCCGGCGCGGCCGAAACCATCGACTGGGCCCGAGCCATCGCCACACTTCACGACGGCGACGGCGAAACACCCTCCCCTGAAACGATCAGGAACACGCTCGGATGCGTACTGAAGGAAACCGAAGACGCCCATCAAGTCGATGACGACCTGCTCGCGGAACTGATCGAGGCCGCTGACGAAGCGAAAGGCGAATCATGA
- a CDS encoding CoxG family protein, translating into MEFSGTFELEDTTVDEVWLALSDPVLIEQSLPGCQFLVEVEDTDVDFDELREATADREVEPTGDPEVIAQRAFEEGNHYAALMQISVGPVNPTFETVVTIENREYPEMSAVGEGSSSNSSFEMASGMVLSETDNGVGVEWETEADVFGKVAQMGQRVVNPVANRVVKRFFSSVEDELHDRQIADDEGEIPADEPDTDESDRGLVDRVLGRSDSDSSSS; encoded by the coding sequence ATGGAATTCAGTGGGACGTTCGAACTCGAGGACACGACCGTCGACGAAGTATGGCTCGCCCTTTCGGATCCGGTGTTGATCGAGCAGTCGCTCCCCGGCTGTCAGTTCCTCGTCGAGGTCGAGGACACCGACGTCGACTTCGACGAGTTACGCGAAGCGACCGCCGACCGGGAGGTCGAACCGACCGGTGATCCGGAGGTGATCGCCCAACGGGCCTTCGAAGAGGGCAATCACTACGCAGCATTGATGCAGATAAGTGTCGGCCCGGTGAACCCGACCTTCGAGACGGTCGTCACCATCGAAAACCGCGAGTATCCCGAGATGTCGGCCGTCGGCGAGGGGTCTTCCAGTAACAGCTCCTTCGAGATGGCGTCCGGAATGGTCCTCTCGGAGACGGACAACGGCGTCGGCGTCGAGTGGGAGACGGAAGCCGACGTGTTCGGGAAGGTCGCCCAGATGGGCCAGCGCGTCGTCAATCCCGTTGCCAATCGGGTCGTCAAACGCTTTTTCTCCTCGGTCGAGGACGAGCTCCACGACCGACAGATCGCCGACGATGAGGGCGAGATACCGGCGGACGAACCGGACACGGACGAGAGCGATCGGGGACTCGTCGACAGGGTTCTCGGCCGTTCGGACAGCGACTCCAGCAGTTCATAA
- the uraH gene encoding hydroxyisourate hydrolase, which yields MSAGLTTHVLDTSREGPASGVDVTLQRLDRSGSVETINQGTTNDDGRLDEPLLTADQMETGTYQLLFDVGVYYRQAQSESSFLGTVPVRFIIDDVDEHYHVPLLLSPGGYTTYRGS from the coding sequence ATGAGCGCGGGACTAACAACACACGTTCTCGATACCAGCCGTGAAGGCCCTGCGTCCGGTGTCGACGTGACGCTCCAGCGACTGGATCGCTCGGGCAGTGTAGAAACGATCAACCAGGGAACGACTAACGACGATGGGCGACTCGATGAACCGCTACTGACCGCGGATCAAATGGAGACTGGCACGTACCAACTCTTGTTCGATGTCGGGGTCTACTATCGCCAAGCACAGTCGGAATCGTCGTTCTTGGGGACGGTTCCTGTCCGATTCATCATCGACGACGTTGACGAGCATTACCATGTACCCCTTCTACTATCCCCTGGAGGATACACGACTTACCGAGGAAGTTGA
- a CDS encoding VWA domain-containing protein: MNDPIPDTALSEHVRAELVRFVRALRHSGASVPANAATTGARSLAEIGFREQARVRTALRASLLTDSDDFETFDRLFEAFWRRLLDGLDTESPVTSNTDGPDGGLAPLDAPTSHEASTDRTTADDDTDPQADRTVGQSVAGATSESTVGNEATTTALYSPSGTASSVESSLPADTGTLASAFHDLTRTLDGLQGRRFQSGTDDADVRRALRASVSTGGTVLSVPRRERRRTAVRALLLVDVSRSVLDTVDRGFLIEFLRRAVDEWRDVRVFFFDESLRETTDAVGASSATAAMEALEAAETVWGGGTRIGESFRRLHQTAPDALDRRTIVFVISDGLEMGDVSTLERELSWLACRSKRMFWLNPLATAEAYEPTARGMAASLPYLDGLFAFEGPSDVAELARQLREWGPGRRIGYEFDSQAAESHRNQPIT; encoded by the coding sequence ATGAACGATCCGATCCCCGACACTGCTCTCAGCGAGCACGTTCGTGCGGAGCTCGTCCGGTTCGTCCGAGCGCTCCGTCATAGCGGGGCGTCGGTACCGGCCAACGCCGCGACGACCGGCGCTCGGTCGCTCGCTGAAATCGGTTTCCGAGAGCAAGCCCGCGTTCGAACGGCGTTACGGGCCAGTCTCCTCACCGATAGTGACGACTTCGAGACGTTCGATCGCCTGTTCGAGGCGTTCTGGCGTCGACTTCTGGACGGACTCGATACCGAGTCCCCCGTGACGTCGAACACTGATGGCCCGGACGGTGGTCTCGCCCCGCTCGATGCCCCGACCAGCCACGAAGCGTCCACCGACCGCACTACTGCGGACGACGACACCGACCCCCAAGCCGATCGGACAGTCGGCCAATCGGTTGCTGGGGCGACCTCCGAGTCCACTGTCGGGAACGAAGCGACGACGACAGCCCTGTACAGTCCGTCGGGAACGGCCAGTTCCGTCGAGAGCTCTCTGCCGGCCGACACCGGAACCCTCGCGTCAGCGTTCCACGATCTGACCCGGACGCTGGATGGGCTCCAAGGACGTCGGTTTCAGTCAGGAACCGACGACGCCGACGTGCGACGGGCGCTTCGGGCGAGCGTGAGTACCGGCGGCACCGTCCTGTCCGTGCCGAGGCGGGAACGCCGCCGAACCGCGGTTCGTGCACTCTTGCTGGTCGATGTCAGCCGATCGGTTCTCGATACGGTCGATCGGGGGTTCCTGATCGAGTTCCTCCGGCGAGCCGTTGACGAGTGGCGGGACGTCCGCGTGTTCTTCTTCGACGAGAGCCTTCGAGAAACGACGGACGCCGTCGGTGCGTCGTCGGCGACCGCAGCGATGGAAGCCCTCGAAGCCGCCGAAACGGTGTGGGGTGGCGGGACGCGCATCGGCGAATCCTTCAGGCGTCTTCACCAGACGGCACCCGACGCCCTCGACCGACGGACGATCGTGTTCGTTATCAGTGATGGCCTGGAGATGGGCGATGTGAGTACGCTCGAACGCGAACTCTCGTGGCTCGCGTGCAGATCGAAACGGATGTTCTGGTTGAATCCGCTGGCTACGGCCGAGGCGTACGAACCGACCGCCCGCGGAATGGCCGCTTCGCTTCCGTATCTCGACGGTCTGTTCGCGTTCGAAGGCCCGAGCGACGTCGCCGAACTGGCGCGCCAGCTCCGAGAGTGGGGGCCCGGCAGACGAATCGGCTACGAGTTCGACTCCCAAGCCGCCGAATCGCATCGAAACCAACCGATCACGTGA